In one window of Cytophagaceae bacterium ABcell3 DNA:
- a CDS encoding MOSC domain-containing protein, whose translation MEVLSTNISELKKISVNGREEKTGFFKSVVHRPISLGKNGVEGDRIGDRVHHGGPDKACYLYSFDHYDFWRAKYPNLNWDYGMFGENLTVQGLNEAEVNIGDIFNVGTATVQLSQPRQPCYKLGVKFEDPKMVKAFKSTPYPGVYVRVLEEGFVKAGDNFQLVNKSHNSLSVAQVFELIYDKTPCSEILHQAINDEALAINVKNYLLNKHS comes from the coding sequence ATGGAAGTTTTGTCTACCAATATATCTGAACTTAAAAAGATTTCTGTAAACGGCCGGGAGGAGAAAACCGGCTTTTTTAAATCAGTCGTACACCGTCCAATTTCGTTGGGAAAAAATGGAGTAGAGGGAGATAGAATAGGAGACAGGGTGCATCATGGAGGGCCAGATAAGGCTTGTTATTTATACTCATTTGATCATTACGATTTCTGGAGAGCAAAATATCCAAACCTGAATTGGGACTATGGAATGTTTGGAGAAAACTTAACCGTGCAAGGGTTAAATGAAGCTGAAGTTAATATAGGTGATATTTTTAACGTTGGTACGGCCACAGTCCAACTGTCACAACCCAGGCAGCCATGTTATAAGCTAGGGGTGAAGTTTGAAGACCCAAAGATGGTAAAGGCATTCAAAAGCACTCCTTATCCAGGAGTATATGTTAGGGTTTTAGAAGAAGGTTTTGTAAAAGCGGGAGATAACTTTCAATTGGTGAATAAAAGCCACAACTCCCTTTCGGTAGCCCAAGTTTTTGAATTGATATATGATAAAACACCATGCAGCGAAATACTACATCAAGCGATCAATGATGAAGCGCTGGCCATTAACGTGAAAAACTACCTTTTAAATAAGCATTCTTAA
- a CDS encoding universal stress protein, translating to MKNGIKVLFATDFSPCADNALKYGLDFVKKFQSEFLVVHAYKTFNIVTDVRDYDKVKDQKNKIAAETEQETSKACNIIHQEAPEAPCKSVALEGLPYKEICKAAKENDVDLVVLGAKNSNILERYLFGNTTAKVIENVQCPVLVVPQKSVFSPIKNIVYACNLSENEIQKINQLTVLAEAYDAQLSIVNIYTGEQENNKVIFEEFKEKTLRVVNYPKIEWLTAQGNNVIESLQHLVIDKHADLLVVSAHVPVFLENLYRNSVTEGILKKLTLPLLVFHLDTEDT from the coding sequence ATGAAAAATGGTATCAAAGTATTGTTTGCCACAGACTTTAGCCCCTGCGCAGACAACGCATTAAAATATGGACTTGACTTTGTAAAAAAGTTTCAGTCAGAATTTCTTGTTGTGCATGCGTACAAAACTTTTAATATAGTTACAGATGTTAGAGACTATGACAAAGTAAAAGACCAGAAAAATAAGATAGCAGCCGAAACCGAACAAGAGACCAGCAAAGCCTGCAACATTATTCACCAAGAAGCCCCAGAAGCTCCTTGTAAATCAGTCGCATTGGAAGGTTTGCCATATAAAGAAATATGTAAAGCCGCCAAAGAAAATGATGTTGACCTAGTTGTGTTGGGTGCAAAAAACAGCAATATTCTAGAAAGATACCTGTTCGGAAATACCACTGCTAAAGTAATTGAAAATGTCCAGTGCCCAGTATTGGTCGTTCCCCAAAAATCTGTTTTTTCTCCTATTAAAAATATTGTTTATGCTTGTAACCTTTCTGAAAATGAAATTCAAAAAATCAATCAGTTAACTGTACTTGCCGAAGCATATGACGCACAATTATCTATTGTCAATATATACACAGGGGAGCAGGAGAACAACAAAGTCATCTTTGAAGAATTTAAGGAAAAAACTTTAAGAGTCGTAAATTATCCTAAAATCGAATGGTTAACTGCACAAGGGAATAATGTCATCGAATCTTTACAGCACTTAGTAATAGACAAACATGCAGACCTATTGGTAGTGAGTGCCCATGTACCCGTTTTCTTGGAAAACTTATACAGAAACAGTGTAACAGAAGGAATCCTTAAAAAACTAACCTTACCTCTGCTGGTTTTCCACCTTGACACAGAAGATACTTAA
- a CDS encoding histidine phosphatase family protein: MRRMSIIALFSIFITVWPVFASIQEHQSSNDIKSVKQTYKSLRDEASYVYVDGKEVARRIRFVQPEDNVVEDYDKLQQIALIRHGEPDLYKSGRFSRDEAVEYMLCYDTACIIKPDAPFFMLKEQEEVKVFASPLNRALSTAHYVCGPDKEITVSRDFREFETYLNAKGKKPRLRMPIKYWTTTARIKWALGFKAAEGVENYSQAKKRARKAARTLVESAEENHKSMLFGHGMLNHYIKKELEKMGWQIVEDTGNDYFGTSILVKINS, translated from the coding sequence ATGCGTAGAATGTCAATAATTGCTTTATTTTCCATCTTTATTACTGTTTGGCCTGTGTTTGCAAGTATACAAGAGCACCAAAGTTCTAATGATATAAAATCCGTTAAGCAAACATATAAGAGCCTCAGAGATGAAGCTTCTTATGTTTATGTAGACGGTAAAGAGGTCGCCCGAAGGATTAGGTTTGTGCAACCAGAAGACAATGTTGTAGAAGATTATGATAAGCTGCAACAAATAGCCTTGATCAGACATGGCGAGCCGGACTTATACAAAAGTGGAAGGTTTTCTAGAGACGAAGCCGTTGAATATATGCTATGCTATGATACTGCTTGTATTATAAAACCCGATGCACCTTTTTTCATGTTGAAAGAACAAGAGGAGGTGAAAGTTTTTGCTAGTCCGCTAAACAGGGCTTTGTCTACCGCTCATTACGTTTGTGGCCCTGACAAAGAAATTACCGTGTCCCGAGATTTTAGAGAGTTTGAAACCTATTTAAATGCCAAGGGCAAAAAGCCAAGGTTGCGCATGCCCATTAAATATTGGACTACTACAGCTAGGATTAAATGGGCATTAGGATTTAAAGCAGCAGAAGGGGTTGAAAACTATTCTCAAGCCAAAAAAAGAGCACGCAAGGCTGCACGTACATTAGTAGAAAGTGCAGAGGAAAACCACAAATCCATGCTTTTCGGGCACGGCATGCTAAACCATTACATAAAAAAGGAGTTAGAAAAGATGGGTTGGCAGATCGTAGAAGATACTGGAAACGATTACTTTGGCACTTCTATTTTAGTCAAAATTAACAGTTGA
- a CDS encoding bifunctional oligoribonuclease/PAP phosphatase NrnA gives MSVYKHILEEIKTASHIVITSHKSPDGDSIGSSLGLFQFIKKLGKTAYICHPDPAPTFLEWLEDFGSILTMQLNSDKVKGHFEEADLIFCLDYNGPDRVGDEMQSLLENAKCKRIMIDHHLDPVDFVDIAVSDPTSSSTAQLVYELIEQSGCLKLLDEQVGMPLYLGILTDTGSFRFSSVKPRTHEVLGKLIQHGVRHHLVHEHLNDNNTASRLRLQGYAISEKLEILDEHQVAIISMTAEELKRFNYAKGDTDNLANIALSIKGIKAAVFVAEKDGKVKLSFRSKGEENPVNVLAAEHFDGGGHANASGGVSFLSIDETVQKLKSLVPSYF, from the coding sequence ATGAGCGTTTACAAACATATTCTTGAAGAAATTAAGACAGCCTCACACATTGTTATCACTTCTCATAAGTCTCCAGATGGAGATTCTATTGGCAGTTCTTTAGGCCTGTTTCAATTTATAAAGAAGCTGGGCAAAACAGCCTACATTTGTCACCCTGACCCTGCGCCTACGTTTCTTGAATGGCTAGAAGACTTTGGATCCATCCTAACAATGCAATTGAACTCTGACAAGGTTAAAGGACATTTTGAAGAAGCAGATTTGATTTTTTGTCTTGATTACAACGGACCAGATAGGGTAGGGGATGAAATGCAATCGTTGTTGGAAAACGCCAAGTGTAAAAGGATAATGATTGACCACCACCTCGATCCTGTAGATTTTGTGGATATTGCCGTCTCAGATCCTACATCTTCTTCTACCGCACAGCTTGTTTATGAATTGATAGAGCAGTCTGGTTGCCTGAAACTTTTAGATGAGCAGGTGGGAATGCCATTATACCTGGGAATATTGACAGATACTGGTTCTTTTAGGTTTTCGTCTGTTAAGCCTCGTACGCATGAAGTGCTTGGAAAATTAATTCAGCATGGGGTCAGACATCATCTTGTTCATGAGCATCTCAATGACAATAATACCGCCAGCCGGTTAAGACTTCAGGGTTATGCAATTAGTGAAAAATTAGAAATTTTGGATGAGCACCAAGTGGCCATTATTTCTATGACTGCAGAAGAGCTAAAGCGTTTTAATTATGCAAAAGGTGATACAGATAACCTTGCCAATATAGCTTTATCAATTAAAGGAATAAAAGCAGCAGTATTTGTGGCAGAGAAAGATGGTAAGGTTAAATTGTCTTTCCGTTCCAAAGGAGAAGAAAACCCTGTTAATGTGCTTGCTGCTGAGCATTTTGACGGTGGTGGTCATGCCAACGCCTCTGGTGGGGTTAGCTTTTTATCTATAGACGAGACTGTTCAGAAACTTAAGTCTTTAGTTCCTTCATATTTTTGA
- a CDS encoding PQQ-dependent sugar dehydrogenase, with translation MKKLFLSLAFTFSCLVPIFSQEGYLELVESNVHQPTDIAHASDGSGRLFVLEKEGIVKTIPGADVFLDISEQVFIDHTEMGLLGIAFHPDFENNNYFYLYYSTNIDGSHHSRVSRFQAVNDGQSGDPETETIILELEQPFDNHNGGAMLFGNDGYLYIATGDGGGVGDPEMNAQDLESLHGKILRIDVDQGDPYGIPADNPFVNEGNALGEVYAFGLRNPWKISKDRETGGIWIADVGQNHREEINLLAIGTNYGWNFMEGSLCYPPDIDCEVIGTLPVFEYSIHEEDECAIIGGYVYRGSMNPNLQGHYIYGDFCSGNVWALHEETYENTLLFSTDFMISTFGEDEDGELYLGEYNGAIHKFTDEVTSIEESVTKNSFKVFPNPAYQSINVSFSKVMAEVKIVDKLGITLRQYAPESKKININDLSLKTGVYVVQMTDASGIIYTQKLLISQ, from the coding sequence ATGAAAAAACTTTTCCTTAGCTTAGCATTCACTTTTTCTTGCTTAGTACCCATTTTTAGTCAAGAAGGGTATCTTGAACTGGTTGAAAGCAATGTTCATCAACCTACAGATATAGCGCATGCAAGCGATGGTTCCGGCAGGTTGTTTGTTCTTGAAAAAGAAGGCATAGTTAAAACAATACCAGGTGCCGATGTTTTTTTAGATATTTCAGAACAAGTATTTATTGATCATACAGAAATGGGCTTGCTAGGAATAGCCTTTCATCCTGATTTTGAAAATAATAACTACTTTTATTTATATTATTCTACAAACATAGATGGAAGCCACCACTCTAGGGTTAGCCGTTTTCAAGCCGTAAATGATGGTCAATCGGGAGACCCTGAAACGGAAACTATAATACTAGAACTTGAACAACCTTTTGACAACCATAATGGTGGCGCCATGTTGTTTGGAAATGATGGTTACCTCTATATCGCTACCGGTGATGGAGGTGGTGTTGGAGATCCGGAGATGAATGCGCAGGACTTGGAGAGTTTACATGGCAAAATTTTACGAATTGATGTTGACCAAGGTGATCCATACGGAATTCCTGCAGACAACCCTTTTGTCAATGAAGGTAATGCGCTAGGTGAAGTTTATGCTTTTGGCTTACGTAATCCTTGGAAAATATCAAAAGACAGGGAAACCGGCGGAATATGGATAGCGGATGTAGGGCAAAATCACCGAGAAGAGATAAACCTACTTGCTATTGGTACTAACTATGGATGGAATTTTATGGAAGGTTCTTTGTGCTACCCTCCTGACATAGACTGCGAAGTCATAGGTACGCTTCCTGTGTTTGAATATAGTATACACGAAGAAGATGAATGTGCCATTATAGGTGGTTATGTTTACCGGGGTAGCATGAATCCGAACCTTCAGGGACATTATATTTACGGTGATTTCTGTTCAGGGAATGTATGGGCATTGCATGAAGAAACTTATGAAAATACGTTGTTGTTTTCTACAGATTTCATGATTTCTACCTTTGGGGAAGACGAAGATGGGGAACTATATCTTGGGGAGTATAATGGAGCCATACATAAGTTTACAGATGAAGTAACCTCCATTGAGGAAAGTGTCACGAAAAATAGTTTTAAAGTTTTTCCTAACCCTGCTTATCAGTCCATTAATGTTAGCTTTTCTAAAGTTATGGCAGAGGTTAAGATTGTAGACAAACTGGGGATTACTTTAAGACAATATGCTCCTGAAAGTAAAAAAATTAACATTAATGATTTATCATTAAAAACTGGTGTTTACGTGGTGCAAATGACAGATGCTTCAGGTATAATTTATACCCAAAAACTGCTTATTAGCCAATAA
- a CDS encoding SDR family oxidoreductase, protein MKTILITGASTGLGLAIAKHLHTKNFTVYGTSRKIQQEGIPFKTLQMDVTSRESVKSAIETIISEQGKIDVVINNAGLGLAGPVEHLQEEDMLNVYNTNVLGVLRVSQEVLPYMRKQKQGKIINISSIGSEFGLPYRGGYSSTKTAVDRLTEALRMEVKKFGVQACVVQPGGIQTDINANRVLTPLPEESPYKNSFDRCYKVINHSVSKGLKPEDFGPILEKIIMADKTKRIYRIGKFNEKLSVKVKRLAPDDVFEKIILNHYKI, encoded by the coding sequence TTGAAAACTATACTTATTACCGGTGCCTCAACTGGCTTAGGACTTGCAATAGCAAAACACTTACATACTAAGAATTTTACAGTATACGGTACTTCCAGAAAGATTCAGCAGGAAGGCATACCATTTAAAACATTGCAAATGGATGTTACTAGCCGAGAAAGTGTCAAAAGTGCTATTGAAACTATTATAAGTGAGCAAGGAAAAATAGATGTCGTCATTAACAATGCCGGACTTGGTTTGGCTGGTCCTGTAGAGCACTTACAAGAAGAAGACATGTTAAATGTCTATAATACCAATGTATTGGGTGTTTTACGGGTTTCCCAAGAAGTTTTGCCGTATATGAGAAAGCAAAAGCAAGGGAAAATTATTAATATCAGTTCCATAGGGTCAGAGTTTGGACTACCTTATCGAGGCGGGTACAGTTCTACCAAAACAGCAGTAGACCGCTTGACCGAAGCCTTACGTATGGAAGTTAAGAAATTTGGTGTGCAGGCTTGTGTGGTGCAACCTGGTGGTATACAAACTGACATCAATGCAAACAGGGTTTTAACCCCGTTGCCTGAAGAATCCCCTTATAAAAACAGCTTTGACCGGTGTTATAAAGTTATTAATCATAGTGTTTCCAAGGGTTTAAAGCCTGAGGATTTTGGCCCTATTTTAGAAAAAATAATAATGGCTGACAAAACAAAAAGGATTTACCGGATTGGAAAGTTTAACGAAAAACTATCTGTAAAAGTAAAGAGGTTAGCCCCAGACGATGTTTTTGAAAAGATAATTTTAAACCATTACAAGATATAA
- a CDS encoding cellulase family glycosylhydrolase — translation MRSLRKVLLLIVFAISFHTLSSQSFVTREGTLLKYQGEEILLRGFAFGNRVWIGDPLPNEHHGEEDYQEVNEMGLNAVRFYLNYLTFEDEENPYTYKEEGWEWIDQNISWAKKHDVFLILNIHVPQGGFQSQCEGTALWEEQENQERLVALWKAIAERYKDETQIAGYDILNEPTPTESVEQWSLLAQEIIDNIRSVDDNHLIIAERAIAIDCDYGYNDGNHNYPDITEDNLMYTVHFYDPHEYTHQMQEWANTGDGGTYPDENEITEPSDITYATGNYSNPSLPEGDTEWTYFEGSPFKIEGDSLIMGRVVFIGNNLESGTAYYDDIRLIETDENGEEIREIHNSDISSTPSIWFWSEENDGEQSMVAGRQSGNAIRLSGTSGKSSVTVASLSFQVEEGKYYKISGWMKGEEIPAEAFAIITTEFQYSPSGQGLSFRNYDYLKERILEYSKYIRDQGFPVYYGEFGVVRAAFEDDKGGERWVRDVVEIFDELGFHYTYHVWREGGFGYYDGWDGHVDRSTRNDALKEIFIDSSTRVLYVEEKEIEEGALKVFPNPYKDDLNLYNTGSEALSVTLIDNKGEQLWEESLLPNEQKSFNKNIPQGIYIIKVLYPSGNYSTKVVKN, via the coding sequence ATGAGATCTCTTAGAAAAGTTTTACTCCTGATAGTTTTTGCAATTAGTTTTCACACCCTTTCTTCACAATCTTTTGTTACACGGGAGGGTACATTGCTAAAGTATCAGGGAGAGGAAATACTCTTAAGAGGTTTTGCTTTTGGAAACCGGGTTTGGATAGGCGATCCGTTGCCAAATGAGCATCATGGAGAAGAAGATTACCAAGAGGTCAATGAAATGGGGTTAAATGCTGTCCGCTTTTATTTAAACTATTTGACTTTTGAAGATGAAGAAAACCCGTACACCTATAAAGAAGAAGGGTGGGAATGGATAGATCAAAATATCAGCTGGGCGAAAAAGCATGATGTATTTTTAATTTTAAACATTCATGTACCACAAGGAGGTTTTCAGTCCCAGTGTGAAGGTACTGCTCTTTGGGAGGAGCAGGAAAATCAAGAACGTTTAGTAGCATTATGGAAAGCCATTGCAGAAAGGTATAAAGACGAAACGCAAATTGCTGGATATGATATTTTAAACGAACCAACACCAACAGAATCGGTAGAGCAGTGGAGCCTTTTAGCCCAAGAAATTATAGATAACATTCGTTCGGTAGATGATAATCACTTGATCATTGCTGAGCGGGCCATTGCCATAGATTGCGACTATGGGTATAATGACGGAAACCATAACTATCCAGACATTACAGAAGATAACCTGATGTATACCGTCCACTTTTATGACCCTCATGAATATACACACCAAATGCAAGAGTGGGCCAACACCGGCGATGGTGGAACTTATCCAGACGAAAATGAAATTACAGAGCCTTCTGATATTACTTATGCTACAGGTAATTATTCTAACCCTTCATTGCCCGAAGGCGATACAGAATGGACGTATTTTGAGGGCTCCCCTTTTAAAATAGAAGGTGATTCCTTAATCATGGGAAGAGTAGTTTTTATAGGAAACAACTTAGAATCAGGCACTGCATACTATGACGACATTCGTCTAATAGAAACTGATGAAAATGGTGAAGAAATTCGTGAAATACACAATTCTGACATTTCTTCTACCCCTTCTATATGGTTTTGGTCAGAAGAAAACGATGGAGAACAAAGCATGGTGGCTGGAAGACAGTCTGGAAATGCTATAAGGTTGTCAGGTACATCTGGAAAATCTTCTGTAACAGTAGCAAGCTTATCTTTTCAGGTAGAAGAAGGTAAATACTATAAAATTAGTGGCTGGATGAAAGGCGAAGAGATACCTGCTGAAGCTTTTGCTATTATAACAACAGAGTTTCAATACTCTCCATCTGGACAAGGTTTGTCTTTTAGAAATTACGATTACTTGAAGGAGAGGATTCTAGAGTACAGCAAGTATATAAGAGACCAAGGCTTCCCTGTTTATTATGGGGAGTTTGGAGTTGTCCGAGCAGCATTTGAAGATGATAAAGGTGGTGAACGCTGGGTAAGAGATGTAGTCGAAATATTTGATGAGTTAGGGTTTCATTATACCTATCATGTATGGCGTGAAGGAGGGTTTGGTTATTACGATGGTTGGGATGGACATGTAGACCGTTCTACACGAAACGATGCATTGAAGGAAATTTTTATTGATTCCTCTACAAGAGTGTTATATGTAGAAGAGAAAGAAATAGAAGAAGGAGCCCTAAAAGTATTTCCCAACCCTTATAAAGATGACCTGAACTTATACAATACTGGTAGTGAAGCGCTTTCTGTTACACTTATTGATAATAAAGGGGAGCAGCTTTGGGAAGAAAGTTTGCTCCCAAACGAACAAAAAAGTTTTAATAAGAACATCCCTCAGGGAATATATATAATTAAAGTCTTATACCCTTCAGGGAACTATAGTACCAAAGTGGTAAAAAATTAG
- a CDS encoding PAS domain S-box protein: MSDRHKVVAANNIRIIGKSLCLLVIAIGTLVFLGWISNSDRLIRGISDSPLTDPVTALLFILSGVALWLVRNKRYPIKYRNISQLMGGVIALVGLTKLGSIVLDYELVFSRFIMGNRLIDASENGLVQMAPNTALNFILSGLAIVLIDSTRGQRERTISEIFCIAVSLMSLLNLYGYVYGVDFLIGLAAYIPMSFPGAISFLALSFSVLFLRPHKGSMALLIGENPFEVFVLRILAFILPLLFGWFVVWSVNHGILTNEMGTAVFAVLSYSIAIFLLGRKSLIQYRLRNVRKKAMQQIKKDALRLHSIMNNSGAVIFIRDLKGRYMTVNRQYEMLYDVKKDNIIGKHITEVFPKEMAAIGLQEDEEVIETGRSVTSEEEVNVGDYTYTFLNNKFPLTDHTGQIYAVCGISTDISKNKEYEAELSQKEQRLKAIIENIGEGIVVAEHDGRFSVYNSKAKEILGATADNIPPEQWSEHYKVYYPDGRKLFPSKLLPLNRALKGETTHEVELLIKNPDFPEGKKISITGTPINYDSEKPSAVVVFRDVTQRRKLQKAIEDKEKHLRAIISTVQEGIVVSDNHGNLILMNEAAKEILGEGIETKGSEHWTEDYEIYYPDGETPYPKENLPLSRALQGYVTESTEVVIKPKGEVNGRRIFISGKPVTDDEGKITAGVFDFRDITNCGISPYIGQRLPEKREPKKGLQRKRNPKKD, translated from the coding sequence ATGTCAGATAGACATAAAGTTGTAGCTGCTAATAATATTAGAATAATAGGTAAAAGCCTATGCCTTTTAGTCATTGCTATTGGGACATTGGTGTTTTTGGGCTGGATCAGCAACAGCGACCGCCTGATTAGAGGCATATCAGACTCACCACTTACTGATCCTGTTACAGCCTTGTTATTCATACTGTCTGGGGTAGCATTGTGGTTAGTTAGAAACAAACGATACCCTATTAAATATAGGAACATTTCTCAATTAATGGGAGGCGTGATTGCCCTTGTTGGGCTAACTAAATTGGGCTCTATTGTTCTCGACTATGAATTGGTGTTTAGTCGGTTCATCATGGGCAACCGTTTAATAGACGCTTCCGAAAATGGGCTTGTCCAAATGGCACCCAATACGGCATTGAATTTTATTTTGTCTGGTTTGGCTATTGTTCTTATTGACAGTACACGTGGTCAAAGGGAAAGAACTATTTCTGAAATATTTTGTATAGCAGTTTCTTTGATGTCACTGTTAAACCTTTACGGTTATGTGTATGGTGTAGACTTTTTAATAGGTCTTGCAGCCTATATTCCAATGTCATTTCCTGGTGCCATTAGCTTTCTTGCCCTTTCTTTTTCCGTATTGTTTTTACGGCCACATAAAGGATCTATGGCATTACTTATAGGGGAAAACCCTTTTGAAGTATTTGTACTTCGCATTTTAGCTTTCATCCTACCTTTACTGTTTGGATGGTTTGTAGTTTGGTCTGTTAATCATGGGATTCTTACCAATGAGATGGGTACAGCCGTATTTGCAGTTTTGTCTTACTCTATTGCTATTTTTTTGTTAGGCAGAAAATCGCTTATCCAATACCGCCTAAGAAATGTTAGAAAAAAAGCCATGCAGCAAATCAAAAAAGATGCGCTAAGACTGCATTCTATCATGAACAATAGCGGAGCAGTTATCTTTATAAGAGACTTGAAAGGCAGGTATATGACTGTAAACCGCCAGTATGAAATGCTTTATGATGTTAAAAAAGATAATATAATAGGAAAGCATATTACGGAAGTATTTCCAAAAGAAATGGCAGCAATAGGTTTACAGGAAGATGAAGAAGTGATTGAAACCGGGAGATCTGTCACCTCTGAAGAGGAAGTAAATGTTGGGGATTATACTTACACATTCTTAAACAATAAATTTCCATTAACCGACCATACAGGTCAAATATATGCGGTATGTGGAATTTCTACGGATATTTCAAAAAATAAAGAATATGAAGCCGAACTTTCTCAGAAGGAGCAAAGATTAAAAGCCATTATTGAAAATATTGGAGAAGGCATTGTAGTGGCCGAGCACGATGGCCGGTTTTCTGTTTATAACAGTAAAGCTAAAGAAATACTAGGAGCTACGGCGGATAATATTCCACCAGAGCAATGGTCAGAGCATTATAAAGTGTATTATCCAGATGGAAGAAAGTTGTTCCCTTCTAAACTGCTTCCTTTAAACAGAGCCTTGAAAGGCGAAACAACACATGAAGTAGAATTGCTTATAAAAAATCCAGATTTTCCTGAAGGAAAAAAGATAAGCATTACGGGTACCCCGATTAATTATGACTCTGAAAAACCTTCTGCAGTGGTAGTTTTTAGGGACGTAACTCAGCGTAGAAAACTCCAAAAAGCAATTGAAGACAAAGAAAAGCACCTGAGAGCCATAATTTCTACTGTACAGGAAGGTATTGTTGTGAGTGACAATCACGGAAATTTAATTTTGATGAATGAAGCAGCAAAAGAGATTTTAGGGGAAGGGATAGAAACCAAGGGCTCGGAACATTGGACAGAAGATTATGAGATTTATTATCCAGATGGAGAGACTCCATACCCAAAAGAAAACCTCCCACTTTCAAGGGCATTACAAGGGTATGTTACTGAAAGTACAGAAGTAGTAATAAAACCGAAAGGGGAAGTCAATGGCAGGCGTATTTTTATTTCTGGAAAACCCGTAACAGACGATGAAGGGAAGATTACTGCTGGCGTGTTTGACTTCAGGGATATTACCAATTGCGGCATTTCCCCATATATTGGACAGCGTTTACCTGAAAAACGCGAACCCAAAAAAGGATTACAAAGAAAAAGAAATCCAAAAAAAGACTAG
- a CDS encoding PAS domain-containing sensor histidine kinase, whose amino-acid sequence MDDTIFHQDHLNIDTNQFFKFINENSQTTCILIMDAQGVILDSNLGFQKNFGYAPNDLRGKHLKETFLEKDRLKKLPEIELEEALLKGHASDNNYLLHKDGSKIFVHGESISVKDNQQNSYIIKILYDINQQKLLEKHLKESQQILLEKLDELQRLNEELDTFVYAASHDLKAPISNIEALIQTLQEDLSEESKKATEDIMGMVDISLQKLRNTVIELASTAKAKIKTKADYGKSNFQKIFDEVKISLLKQIQESHATLNVDFSKAPDIYYSGKNLRSIIFNLLSNAIKYRHPQRNPNINISSEKEGDYIVLKISDNGLGIKKEDQEKVFEIYSRIYTHVEGSGVGMAIVAKMVRSAGGKIEIDSRIDKGTEFRVYIPQGK is encoded by the coding sequence ATGGACGACACTATATTTCATCAAGACCACCTGAATATTGATACCAACCAATTTTTTAAGTTTATAAACGAAAACTCTCAGACTACATGTATTTTGATCATGGATGCACAGGGAGTCATTTTAGATTCTAACTTGGGTTTTCAAAAAAATTTCGGCTACGCACCAAATGATTTGAGAGGAAAACATCTTAAAGAAACATTTCTGGAAAAAGACAGATTAAAAAAACTTCCAGAAATAGAGCTGGAGGAGGCTTTGCTAAAAGGACATGCATCAGACAATAATTACCTCCTTCACAAAGATGGTTCTAAAATTTTTGTTCATGGAGAGTCGATTAGCGTTAAGGACAACCAACAAAATTCTTATATCATTAAAATACTTTATGATATCAATCAGCAAAAGCTGCTTGAAAAACATTTGAAAGAGTCTCAGCAAATACTTTTGGAGAAACTTGATGAACTACAACGGCTTAATGAAGAGCTAGATACTTTTGTGTATGCCGCTTCCCATGACTTAAAAGCTCCAATTAGTAATATAGAAGCTTTAATTCAGACCTTACAAGAAGATTTAAGTGAGGAAAGCAAAAAAGCAACTGAAGATATTATGGGAATGGTAGACATTTCGCTCCAAAAACTTCGAAATACAGTAATAGAATTAGCAAGCACAGCCAAAGCAAAAATTAAAACGAAGGCCGACTATGGTAAAAGTAACTTTCAGAAGATCTTCGACGAGGTCAAAATAAGTTTGCTTAAGCAAATTCAAGAGTCTCATGCAACACTAAATGTAGATTTTTCAAAAGCTCCAGATATTTATTACTCAGGAAAGAACTTGAGGAGCATTATATTCAATTTGCTTTCCAATGCGATCAAATATCGACATCCACAAAGAAACCCTAATATTAATATATCATCTGAAAAAGAAGGGGACTACATTGTTTTAAAAATTTCGGACAATGGGTTGGGGATTAAAAAAGAAGATCAAGAAAAGGTTTTTGAGATTTATTCAAGAATATATACCCACGTAGAGGGAAGTGGTGTAGGGATGGCCATTGTTGCTAAAATGGTTAGGTCTGCTGGTGGTAAAATAGAGATTGATAGCCGGATAGATAAAGGTACGGAATTCAGGGTGTATATTCCTCAAGGTAAATAG